The genomic interval TCGTTGCAGATTTTGTCCCGGGCTGAGGATATAAATGTAGTGATTTGAGGTGTTTTTTCCCTTGAGCTCATGGGTTGGATTGATTTTGGGTGTTGAGTAATGTTGTCCATCATTGGGGTCTCCAATGGGGGGCGCTCCACTGCCTGGCTCTGCCTGGATAGGGGACGTGGAGCCGTAGCACGGTGACCCCCCTGTCTCCTGTGCGCCCTGCACTGCAGGCTGTGATTCAGCGGTGCTGGGGGGTTCCTGGGGGGGTTCCTGCCGCCTCTTGCCCTTTGTTTACGGGCCTGACGGCGGCAGCAGTAGCTGCGGTGCTGTTATTGCCAGGacgtgagcgagcgagcgagcgaggcgCTGGGACCCGTTCTCTGGAGTGGCAGTTTTATGATGAAGGTTTAACATGGCAGCCTTCCTCGCCCGAATCAAAAACACATACGCACGCTGGCCCAACTGTAATTATTGGAAACCGGACATCTTGAAAAGAACTTAATCTGCTCACTCATTTGCTGGGCATCCAACCTGCAGTGCAGAAATCTCCTTTAAGTTCAGCTCTCATGCTCTGACACTCTTACTAGCATTGCCAGGCCATTCAGTCTCTCCTTCCCCGTGCTGCTTCTCTTGTAGTGcttgattaattaaaattttggaaATGAGTGCTCCACTATTGGGACTGTGACGGCTGTCACAAGCAGTGCAGAAGCCTGCACAGATCATCGAAAGGTAGGCGTTAGTATTCCACAATAAGCATTTTCACAACTTGGGGTTGAGCAGGGAAGGTTATTGATACAGTATATCCATAAATGTAGGCTAGTTGTGGGCAGACGTTTTGTCATGGTTGAGTCAgcaacagttttttaaaatttttatttctttagttttttaaGCCACCCATTCATCCGGTTTCTTTTTCCTGAGACCCACGTTTGTGTTTGAGGCGTTTTGATTTGCTTCTCTGTACCCAGCGCTGCTCTTTGCTCTCATCCTCACTACTCGCTGCCTGACCATGTCTGTGGTTTAGGGGGAGTGAATCGCAGCAGCCGTGGGAGAAGGGGATCAGTGACCGTGCGTTTTAGGGAGGTTTCTGGATTCGCCACCTTCTCGATCGTGTTCGGACTTGATGTGCAATTAGCATTCTTTAATGTCCACATTCTAAATCGAAGACgttgagtttgtttttaatatactgACTGTATTTGCGTGACAGatgttattttctgtgtttacatCCGGAGATGTTCACACATTGGGCTCGGGCAGCGTACGGCTTCACACCGCTGAGTGTTGGCTGAGGCGTCTGAGAGGCGCAGATGTGCACAGTGACACAGCAGAGGCATGCTGGGCCGGGGCCAGCGCGGCCCCCGAGCGCGGCCTCGTACCCCGACCCCCCCCTCACAGAGGCGTCTGCACCGCTGAGCTCATGTGACAAGAATTCACTCTTCAGCCTTTCAAAAGAAATTCGTACAGTATGCCACCACATGAGAGCGTGCCCTTTGTCCCGGTCAGGGCTTAAAGTCTGGGGCGTGTTTTATCATGTTGGAGCGTTGTAGTCCGGGCTCTGTTTATAGTATGTTGGAAGTTATTGTTTCAGTTGGATGCGAGGGTTtagtctgtatgtgcatgtgtgtggttgcaGTACTGCTTTCCACACAGTGTCAAATTGCCTCCTTTTTTATAAGATCAAACACCTGAAAGAGGAGCACAcagctgcctctctgtctccctctgatGTAATTAATATGCATATTGGCAAAGTTTCCTTTATTTCTCAGTGTGGAGGGATTTTGCCTTGCGTCATTTTGAGAGCGACCGAAGGAGCACGGCTCACCTGTGAATAGCCCCTCATCTTCCTCTCGCCCTCCTTCTTCTTCGGGCCCCTCAGTGTCTCAGTGAATGGGTCTCGGTTGGCCTTCCCTTTAAGGTGTGGTCACTGCCTGCACATCcccgagggagagggagagggggcgagagagcTGGGGAGAGACGGTTTGGGTCTGCAGGAGCGTGTAATCTTATGAGAGTTGCCCTCGGCTCTCGATCCACGCGTGGCTGAGATTGCTGTGGCTCTTGTGTCAGTTTCCGGAGCGCTCAGATGGCGGGGGCAGATTGTGATGTGAGATGTTTATTCGGAGGGGGCAGCATTGCGTAATGAGCTCCTGTCTAAACTCGGGGCGCTCTGCAGATTGTGTTTACTTTGAGCCGGTCCCCTTGACGCTGCTGCTGCGTAGCCCAGCGCCCAGACCTCCGCCCGCGCGCACCTGCGCGCCCGCGCGTGCTGCAGCCCTGCTAACGAGCGGCGAGCCGACAGGTGTCTGATGTCCCGCGGCTGTCTCAGTCTGGGCCTTTACTGAGGTTTATATGGGATTCGCCTCACATCGAAATGAGCTGAAGACCTAAAGCAAagggtgaagtgtgtgtgcgttcgtttgtgtgtgtgtgcataagctGAATATAGGAACATCTTCTCTGGTTAGGGGGAGTAGGCACACAGTGTATTGGTTGTGATTTGGGGGGGGTGCTACGGGGGTGTTAGAGACAGGGCGGTGGAGAGGTAAGGAATGCCTGTACGGATGGAGGGGGCGGGTGGAATCCTGGATGCAGTCGCTGCATTCCAAGGCTGTTGCCGTGGCAACCGGGGGACCGTAGGTAAGATGCgtgtgggagaggggaggtgtggggggtgtttgCTTAAGGATTCTGAACATGAGTGGGAGCATCTGCCTGAACCCCTCAGCCCCCAGTGCCTATTGCATAATCTCTGTAGAAATGCATAAACGAGAAGTCATCCCTCCAAcggctgagggagagggagagagaggaggggctgCAGTTAGAAAAAGGGGGATGATATAGTTAGAGtgcagaagagagagatggggtggtggggagagatgaggagagagtGCAGTGTTATGGATGGGGTGCATAGGGGAAGCAGCTCTGATTTGCGGATGTGTCCCCACCCTTGTCCTCTGTCCAATTTCTTTCAGTCCTTCTGTTCTTCCCCTTCCTTCTGAATACAAAGTGCATGACTGTACACTCAAAGCATCTGCCCTCCTTAGCAATTCATCAGATGCTGCCCCATCTCTCTACAGACTAGATGAAAAGAATAGCGATATCACAATTCAAACCGCGATCTGTGCCCGCTCATCAGCCGCAGCGTAAGAGGCGTTTGCGGAGGTGCGTCTGAGCCGCtcgctgtgtgtttatttaacgAGTTACCTGGTCCTGTCCCCACAGGCTCCCCGTACTACGACAACGTGAGGCCGCTCTGCTACAGCGACTCTGACGCCGTCCTGCTCTGCTTCGACGTGAGCCGCCCCGACGCCGCGGACAGCGCGCTGAAGAAGGTAACGGCTGAGGGAGGAAGGTCACCTCTGAATTGGCTGAATTGAGTTTTGGACTGAGAGTGGCTGAATTGAGTTTGGATGGAGAGTGGCTGAATTGAGTTTGGACTGAGAGTGGCTGAATGGAGCgtggccatttttaaaaacattaattagcACCGCCCACTCATCTCTCAGTGTGTGGAACTGCACTCAGATTACAGGCCCCAGCCCTGCAGGGTTGACGGCTCGCACCTGGGCTGCTTTCGCACTAGCCGTGTAATCGCTGGCCGTTCAGTGCCATGCTGAGGTGGTATGCAAACCTTTTAACTCAAGGACCCACAGTGACCTCGATGTGGCTGTGGACTGCCACCTTCTTTATGGTGGTTTGACAGTCATTGTTAGGATGTCATTGCTATGGCTCTGAATAATATTTAGCGATATAATTGAATCATTACAACAATCACAATATTATATGTAAACCAGAACAGAAGTTAAAAAGTATATAGGTTCGCCTTTGGACCTGACTGTACATAATTATTTCCctctaattctctctctctctctttctctcatgtcAGTGGAAGACAGAAATCCTGGACTTCTGCCCCAACACACGTGTTCTTCTTGTTGGCTGTAAGACAGACCTGCGCACAGATGTCTGCACGCTGCTGGAACTGTCCAATCAGAAGCTGACTCCTGTATCTCAAGAGCAGGTGAGACCGTGAACACGAAGCACtgatccattacattacattacattacaggcatttggcagacgctcttatccagagcgacttacaacacagtgtataaccataaccaggaacaagtatgacgaaacccctagagacaagtaccggtccaagtgcagggaacaaccgcatagttcaacttggaccctgatggttaaactgattaacactaacaacgagaacggcaacaacgcaatctatggaaaaaatacaagtagtcgttaagacagttaatgcacctagtCACCTACGAAACCTACGTTGAtccaaactctctctctctctctgaactcaTGACTCAGTCAGTCCCCTTAAGTTGCAAATCGGTTTCTCATAACCGGTCACCTTTCTTTATAACCTGTTTCTCAGAACACTGCTCACCCCCTCTCTCGAACCTGTGTCTCagggggttgccatggcgaaGCAGCTGGGTGCAGAGCCTTACCTGGAGTGCTCAGCCTTCACCTCGGAGAAGAGCGTCCACAGCGTCTTCCGCACGGCCGCCCTGGCCTGCATCAACAAGCTGCAGGCCCCgcccaaacccagccctgcccGCCGCCTCTCCAAGAGACTGCTGCACCTGCCCAGCACGTCCGAGCTGCTCACCTCCACCTTCCGGAAGGAGAAGGCCAAGAGCTGCTCTGTCATGTGAGCAGCGGGGGAGCCGTGCCCACCAGCagcgacccccccaccccgcctgcATCTCTCGCCTCTCCTGCTGAGGTCGGGGTGGGTGtcggagacgggggggggggatcggcgATAAAGGACTCTTGAACCCATCCTCACACCTCAGAGCCCCACCCCTCATTGCCTGTCCCACAGCCCACCCCATCTCTGCCCTGTTCATATGGGTTTGGTCTCCTCAGTGCATATCAGACCATTATCCATGGGGCCTGTCACTCCTCAGCATTTAAACACCTCTATgcttaaccccaccccccatccccccaactGCACGTGGTTTCTGCAACATCACCACTGTCAGAACTAAAACTTAAACAACAATAGTGTAACTTGACTTTCAGGGgacctgaaccctgaacccagCCCAACTAAAGCAGTGAAAGTACGGTTCAGCTTCATTGGCTTTGTATTTATGAAGCTCGGCTCTAAGATCTCACCATTCCCTCTTTCTGTATTTATATCATTGTGTCCTCGTGTGCACATTTGTACATTACGGTGAGGCTTGGCTGGTTTCTAAACTAACATCTGACAGGAGGCCATTTTGTGGAGATGAGatgtggagggtggagggatgTTCGTATGTAACGGGGTGCATGAATCGCATTACATTTTCCGGTCTGCTGCGTCACATTGAAGCGTGTGCAGTGTTGACACTTGAGCAccaagaagaaagaagaaaatgtgaACATGTACTGTATTACAGGCATGGAAAAAAACTGTCCAATTCGCTTACCTTTGATCTGTATTTATACGTATTTTTATTGGTAAACATGCTCCCAGTGGCGGCTCATTTTCATCACATTCCCTCGTGTCAGCTCTGAGTTTGCCCACGTCTCTGCACCTTATAACTGgcttcctctgcttcctctgcttcctctgctTGCAGTGTAAAGAAAAGTGGGTAGCTTTGCCACAGAtagtccaaaatgtgaaaaacctccatttggctctctctccgtctcactACCCTCACGCCCTCACGGCGATGTGACGTGCAGAATTTAATCCCCAGCACTGCTTTCAAGAGCACGCAATaatcagagtgtgtgtggtttatcagtgtgtggagtggagtaGCGGTGTGGTGGGGACGGTGAGTGGGAGAGCTGCCTGAGTAACTCCACGCAGATTCAGAGCCGTGTTTGCTCGACGGCTTCACGGTTTGTGCCATAGAATTAAATGAGGGCCGAGTAAGGATTGggcagaggattctgggatggAACAGCTGTGGAGTGACAGAGCAGGGAGCACCAGACCGGCCCCCATAAGACGTACAATCTCGTGTCTGGGCTTTCCAGCAGCCATGTAGCTCACTGGAGGAGGGTCTGGGTGCTGGACACTGAAAAGCGCAGTGATTCGTTTGTAAGGTTCATTAATTGGGGTTTTGTAATGGAATAGAGGCTGTGAGTCCTTCCAGTTGAAGTGAAGATCAAAGTGCAATCAGGGGTGGGGCTTGGAGGGACcaaggggattgtgggtaaaattAACAGGCTGGTCCTGTCTTAAGAAagttatatttcctttttttactcTTTAGTATGAGTTAGTCATtgcattttgtcattatttgtttatatgtgtttttaagcttttaaaatcagaagatttttttgtttggtttagtTTTTTCCACTGAAGTCATCTCATGTGAGGAGCTGTGGACAGCCCCCTTAAATGACTTCAGGGAGTGATTTGCACTGAGGTTCTGCTTCTTTTGGCAAAAAAGGAATTTTTCTGGGCTTCCCAGCAATGGTCCAAAAAGGGGATGACCAGAGAGTAGCTTGTGGGATTCGGAGagaatttcctgtttttgaaaaagggagtcctcttaaaaaaaataaataaataaataataaaaaaggactTCTCACCTTACATCGTAGCATCAAATGCACTCTTGCTCACTGGTGGCTGGAGGTTTGAAGAGGCAATCAATAAATCCGATTGCTATTGGGAAAATACAGCATAGTGCATGGGCCTGTGGGTGTTGGTCACATGTTGCAGTTGAAATCATGACATGGGACAGAAATCCCTTTCAGAACTTTAAGGTCCTACATCCCTAAGTATGCAGCTGTCGTCAAGTAGTGTGTATATTCAAACTGTTAGTGTGTCCTTGTTAGGTCAAagtgaacaaaagaaaaatctgcTTGTACATatcctgttttgtaatatttgtaaaACTTCTGAAAGAATGTCGGTGGAAAACAATTATCCAAAAACAACCGCAAAAAGAAcataaagacaaacaaaaactatGTGATTTGATGTAAAATACAGTAGCTTCCTcttatttattaacaaaaatgtCGAAAGGTTATATGTTTATCTTTTCGTTtcgtatttttatttgtatgtaaaTTTGTAACTTTGTTCAAAGTTGTTTTCAGAAATGGACTCTGGAAATATATtgcccaagttttttttttttttttgttcttcagtttccCTTTATTTGAAcgattttactttttaataaagCCTGCCTTGTTAAGAACCAGCTGACCCATATCGGCCCAGTCTCTCTAAATTAATTAAGAGTGCAGCGCTGGGCTTGGGGGCCGGCCCACAGGCGCGGCCCTGTGACATCATTAGCCGCGTTGTACCGCAGTCACATGTCTGAGACGCCGCTGCGCAGCCGCGCGGGCATACGCCAGGGTGCGCCCGCAGTCCCGGCAGCGGGCACGCCTCAGAGTGTCCAAGACGGTAAATGACGGGCAGATTACGGGAGgtcaagggagggggggaggggtgcgttCATGTTCTCCTTTTTAAACTGAGAGTTGGAGGACAGATTACTGTGATTGAGGCTGGAGCTTTAATCTCACATGCTGCCTAGCTTCTCGGGAGGGTgtgggggcaggagaggggctTGGATtcaggtgtgtgggtgggacGGAGGGACACTACGACAAACGTTCATGACAGGGtaataaacataacaaaaaagcaaaacagtaaGCCTCGTATTGCGGTTCTGCCCCACCGACAGCGCTGTGGTCTTCCATGATGTAACGTGAACCCAAAATCAGGACGGTAATGCTGAGCAGCCCCTTACTGCTCTGAAGGGCCTGCAGTTCCGTGCCCTTTGGCAGCTGCAGGGGCAGCAGCTGCTCCCCACTGTCTCGGCACCATCCCGGCTGCTCCACCGAGCAGCTTCAGCTCCCTGCTGGTGTGGGGTCTGCAGTGTGGGCTCCTCCGCACGGGCCCTTCTGCATTAAACACGTGCCCGCCTCACAGCTGGGGCCTTGTGATGGTCTGTGCAGACATTCCTGAGGAGATGCGTACAATAAGCAGGCGTCATGAGGAGGCGCAAGTTGCAATAAGACCTTCTGAAGGATAAGTATTAAGGCACTGCAATCAACAAACATTCTTGGACCCTTGCTCTGGCAATTTTCAGAATGCTGGGAGACGGACAGCTGGCACCTacggtgtttgggggggtgcaGGGCAGCAGGGTCAGGTGAGTGTCACTGATGGaggccctgcccaccccccccccccctctctagcACAGGGCTCCCTGAAATGCTCCTTTGACTGAGGGAGAGGCCAGGGCTCTTAGACCGCACataaactctctctcacacacatgcacacacacactcgtacacacagtcacgcacgcACAACATCTGGAAGGAGGAGAGCAGCAGTCTTCTGCGGGCACACTGCCAGCAAACCTGTTAAGAGCAAAACTGCACCTGGTCACCTGGCTGCCACAGAAACTGCCTCACCTACACCTGCCAATGCAGAACCAGTGTGTGACACACCTAATGTCATGCACTCTATATGGGATCATCATGCACCGGCCCGGAGTATACATGTAATAGCAGCAAGTTAGTAGAGTTCAAAGAGGAGTCATTATAGTATAGTGCAATAATAACAGTATGCtattatgcaaatatgcaacaaTCCATATACCTTCAAGTATGCCATAgagtatgcatttatttgacatGCATGCTGTACAAATGAATCTTTATTCATGGACCTGGCTTCTGCTCAATTctgacaaatttaaaatattatttagaaTTTCAAGATTTCTGTAGTACCTGTATTTTCTGTTCAACGTGCCTGATTCCAGTACTGGTTTCATAGTTTAGTTTGGAACTGATTTTGATGGATTTCCAATCGGAGTGATTCCTATAAGTAGAAAATATGGAAGATGTAGTTCAGTCTGTAGCAGGACCGTGCCAAGATTAGCACCTcacaaatatgcatgcacacattcatgcacatggATGCAAATACATTGGTAAGTCTACACAGGCATAACGATAgaaatatacaaacacatacatacacatggtcacccagccacacacacacacaaacacgcaaaatgcacacatacaccgGTACGCAAATATGTaatcaagcacacacacatatgtatgaaTGAACATACTCAATctcgagcacacacacaaatacaaacaaatatgcaaacacacatatacacatggacaaacaaaagaaaatgccacacacatatgcgcacaatATATGAACGTGTACATGCACccataattacacacacacacacacacacacaaagagactGTGCGGCATACGCTCAGAGTCTGGAGAAATTAGGCCATGCGGGGTTAGGTGCTGAAAGGTAATTGGCCGTTCAGCCGTGCCAGGTCGCTTCGGGGCACGGCCGGGGCAGACGGGCACCGCGGCGCAGCGGGGCGAGCTTTCAGCCCGAGCGCTGCCCCTCCCCGCAGCTGGCATCATATCAGCGGGGTTCCCCGCTGTGCGAGTCAGCGttgggcttttctgtgtgtaacCCCGTCCTGGTTCGAAATGGCAGAAGACAGATCACCCGCGCTCCGCTCAGTCAAAACGAAGCTGCTCGGGCTGCTGTTCCTGCCATCGTTGTGTCTGAAGCTTGTGCTGCTATAACGGTGTGTCTCATACCTGTGAGTCCAAGTCCTTATGACTGCGGCCCACACAGGCATGCAAATGGATTCTCCTGTGTCTCACCGTGGAGAGCGGAGAGACAGACGCATCCACATTTCAGTTCCTGTACATCTGTAATGATGGACTGCGTCCGCGCTGACTGACAAGTGCACACATTGATTGGCGGATCCATGTATTGACTGACAGATGCATGAGTTGAGCCTGCCGCTGCGATTCACTGGGAGAGGCCGTGATGCGCAGCGTCAGCCCCGCTCCGCACACGGCGGAGCTGAACGCGCATCGataacagaagaagaagaagaagaaaaaaaaaaccccagaagcCGGTCAAACTGTACAGATCAGCAGCAGAATTTATCTGCAGAATAATTAGCTGCAACTCCACAGAGAGAGCCGCTGCGGACACAAGCtggaaaaacaggaacagagaAACAAACTGCGGACAACTCAACAACAAAGAGAGCGAGTGGGAAGCCTGATGAGTGATCAGTGAAGGCTAGACAAAGCGCTGTTTTATTTCTCTCAgacggagtgtgtgtgtgtgtgtgtgtgtgtgtttgtgtgtatgtgtgtgtgtatgtggatgtgtttgtgtgtgtgagggcgtatgtgtgtatgtgtgtgtgcatgtgagtttgtgtgtgtgtgtgtgtgtgtgtgtgtatgggggggtgtgggcgaTGGTGGAGGGGCAAGGGCGAGGCAATTTGAGTAAATGTTCCGCATCAGTAACAAAGCATCTCTGAAACAGTGTGCATTTTGAAAAGTACAAAAACGCTGGGATTGGTCAGAGGAAGATATGCAGTACACAGctgtgcacatacatgcaactttctccctcacacacgcacacacacacacacacacacacaaactctctcatGTACACAAGCTCACTGTATCATattcacacatgtacacaatcAAACGTGCTCACACATACTCAAGCACATGTACACAATCATACACGGGAACAGAaatattctctctccctcacccagTCTTGAGAGACAGAGTTGTTCTCCTCTGCACACAAGGTCAAAAAACGCAATCATATCAGGTGTCGAGCCAAAGCAGATCATATGAAATTGAATAAAAGACCATAttacacaaataatttattttcactgtggCTGCCCAGTGCTGcttggtattttttattttcaaaatagcATCAATTATTCTGAACAGCAGAAACAAGTGTTGTCTGAACAGCAAGACATCTTTGGTTCGGCCAGACACCACATGCTCTGTCCATTTGAATAATTGCCATTTCGGTCTCaaacaaaattcacaaaattaattataaaatccATTTCACTCAGGGCCACCAAATTTGGCTGATACTTGTTATATCTCAGCCTGCCCTGAATGAATAATGGACGATAATAAGTCTATTTAGCGGAAAAAATGGCCTAGTTTATTTTAACAACCTAATTAAATTCCTTTGCAATGCCTAGAGTGACTCCACGCCCACAACCCGCCCTCTGCGAGCCAGTCTGACAGAAACGGAGCAGTCGGGAGCACAGAGCGGATCTGCGGGGCTTCATCAGGTGCGGCGCACAGGAGAATCGATGCCCCGCCTCCCGTTTGGCTTGTCATTCGGAGCGCCGCTCGCTGGCGCCGGCTTCTATGGCGGGTTCCGTGTGCGCGTGCTCTATACCGTACATGTCTGCACGTCCGAAACCTGAGTGCTCCTACACAGACTCTGCGGGGTGGAGTTCTTCACCTCCCCTCCTGCACCTTCCcgtcctgcacctcctctcctgcaccTTCCCTTCCTGCACCTCCCcgtcctgcacctcctctcccgCACCTTCCCGTCCTGCACCTTCCcttcctgcacctcctctcccgCACCTTCCcgtcctgcacctcctctcctgcaccTTCCcgtcctgcacctcctc from Anguilla rostrata isolate EN2019 chromosome 11, ASM1855537v3, whole genome shotgun sequence carries:
- the rnd1b gene encoding rho family GTPase 1b; its protein translation is MKERRNTQPLVVRCKLVLVGDVQCGKTAMLQVLAKDCYPETYVPTVFENYTASLELEDQRVELSLWDTSGSPYYDNVRPLCYSDSDAVLLCFDVSRPDAADSALKKWKTEILDFCPNTRVLLVGCKTDLRTDVCTLLELSNQKLTPVSQEQGVAMAKQLGAEPYLECSAFTSEKSVHSVFRTAALACINKLQAPPKPSPARRLSKRLLHLPSTSELLTSTFRKEKAKSCSVM